In one Ignavibacteria bacterium genomic region, the following are encoded:
- the aroF gene encoding 3-deoxy-7-phosphoheptulonate synthase, whose protein sequence is MILFLKLDASEKEVEKVKEKVAALGCTPHLIYGTEKLAIALTGPTTSLDEEEFLLLDSVQEVLRISKKYKLVSREAKREDSIIKIDGVEIGGDNLTMIAGPCSIESRQQLFDIAGALKEMGIRLFRAGAYKPRTSPYAFQGLKEKGLEYLSDIKKELGMLIVTEAKDTETLGLVAEVSDIIQIGARNMQNFSLLEKAGCLQKPVLLKRGLAASIEDLLMSAEYILAQGNFDVILCERGIRTFETYTRNTLDLNAVPVIKKLSHLPVFVDPSHGIGIWDKVPAMSMGAVACGADGLIIEVHNKPDEALSDGFQSLTPKNFEKLLTKLSQLAPIVDKKFVRGFQEAH, encoded by the coding sequence ATGATTTTGTTCTTAAAACTTGACGCTTCTGAAAAGGAAGTTGAGAAGGTCAAGGAAAAAGTCGCTGCTCTTGGCTGCACACCGCATCTGATCTATGGTACTGAAAAACTTGCTATTGCACTTACAGGCCCTACTACAAGTCTCGACGAGGAGGAATTCCTCCTGCTGGATTCCGTCCAGGAAGTGCTCAGAATATCTAAAAAATATAAACTCGTAAGCCGCGAGGCTAAACGGGAAGATTCAATAATTAAAATTGACGGCGTTGAAATAGGAGGGGATAACCTTACTATGATTGCAGGCCCCTGCTCAATTGAAAGCCGCCAGCAGCTCTTTGATATTGCAGGTGCCTTAAAGGAAATGGGCATAAGACTCTTCCGTGCAGGCGCCTATAAACCCCGCACCAGTCCTTACGCGTTCCAGGGACTGAAAGAAAAAGGGCTCGAATACCTTTCGGATATTAAAAAAGAACTCGGTATGCTCATCGTTACAGAAGCCAAGGATACGGAAACACTGGGCCTTGTTGCCGAGGTTTCTGATATAATACAGATTGGCGCAAGAAATATGCAGAACTTCAGCCTCCTGGAAAAAGCCGGCTGTTTACAAAAACCCGTTTTATTAAAACGCGGCCTTGCAGCTTCAATTGAGGACCTGCTCATGAGCGCAGAATATATCCTGGCTCAGGGCAATTTTGACGTCATCCTCTGCGAAAGAGGAATAAGAACATTTGAGACGTATACCCGGAATACACTGGACTTAAATGCCGTTCCGGTAATTAAAAAACTCTCGCACCTGCCTGTGTTTGTGGACCCGTCGCACGGAATCGGAATATGGGATAAAGTGCCCGCCATGTCCATGGGAGCAGTTGCATGCGGGGCAGACGGACTTATTATTGAAGTCCATAACAAACCGGATGAAGCCCTTTCAGACGGATTCCAGAGCCTCACACCCAAGAACTTTGAAAAACTTCTGACAAAGCTTTCACAGCTGGCTCCCATTGTGGATAAGAAATTCGTAAGGGGTTTTCAGGAAGCTCACTAA
- a CDS encoding CoA pyrophosphatase: protein MFSSTYKLKDAAVLVPVFRGRNKELRIILIRRSLHGVHSGQLAFPGGQVEKTDISLEHTALREGEEEIGLKSSNVKILTGLPEVEVRASNFRIKPFLAHIKPQDKWIIQESEVSEVIDVSLQDLARPESHQEEMLRLEEWPEARRIAFYKVGPYKLWGASYRIFNPLLPRLLNGEFPI from the coding sequence TTGTTTAGCAGTACATACAAGTTAAAAGATGCAGCAGTTCTTGTTCCTGTATTCAGAGGACGAAATAAGGAACTTAGGATAATCCTTATAAGGCGAAGTCTGCACGGCGTTCACAGCGGGCAGCTGGCTTTTCCGGGAGGTCAGGTGGAAAAGACTGATATATCTTTAGAGCACACCGCCCTGCGTGAGGGCGAAGAAGAAATCGGGCTCAAAAGCAGCAATGTAAAGATCTTAACAGGACTGCCGGAGGTTGAAGTAAGGGCGTCCAATTTCAGGATAAAGCCTTTCCTGGCCCATATTAAACCTCAGGATAAATGGATAATTCAGGAAAGCGAGGTTTCCGAGGTCATTGATGTAAGCCTTCAGGATCTTGCGCGCCCGGAATCGCACCAGGAAGAGATGTTACGCCTTGAAGAGTGGCCTGAAGCAAGAAGGATCGCTTTTTACAAGGTGGGCCCTTACAAGCTCTGGGGGGCTTCATACAGGATATTTAATCCCCTTCTTCCCCGCCTCTTAAATGGTGAGTTCCCGATATAA
- a CDS encoding DUF4783 domain-containing protein → MKKLFLLFLFLSLPVIIHAQSFFVPSDVQISLDRITNAFRAGNPKAMDDLLSSPVTMRLQDSLYRDISNIQASDLLQSFFSDKKVIDFRFSTPGNGKLIYEEAGKRDTVNVDIWMRRALGGPVLHEINISNYPIATVFFNIHHDGKK, encoded by the coding sequence ATGAAGAAGTTATTTCTGCTCTTTTTGTTTTTATCTCTTCCAGTAATCATTCATGCACAAAGTTTTTTCGTTCCAAGTGACGTACAAATCTCTTTAGACAGAATTACAAATGCTTTCCGTGCAGGTAATCCCAAGGCGATGGATGACCTTTTAAGTTCACCCGTAACCATGCGCCTGCAGGATTCGTTATACAGGGATATTTCCAATATACAGGCATCTGACCTTCTGCAAAGTTTCTTTTCAGATAAAAAAGTAATTGATTTCCGGTTCAGCACTCCCGGCAATGGGAAGTTAATTTACGAGGAGGCCGGTAAGAGGGATACTGTAAACGTGGATATATGGATGCGAAGAGCACTTGGCGGCCCGGTGCTGCATGAAATAAATATCAGCAATTACCCTATTGCGACCGTATTTTTCAACATACATCACGACGGCAAAAAGTAA
- a CDS encoding acyltransferase, translated as MNPRDTKIRYIPGLDGLRGMAILLVMLFHTGIPSFRGGFTGVDIFFVLSGFLITSLLLSEASEAGRINLKYFYMRRILRLLPALVLMLAVVTLTAQALKLRGPAHTDTTSSIITLFYSANWVRAFNLHQMGLLSHTWSLSIEEQFYMLWPLVLIIMLRYVRREKRILNIVLFLSVFSWFLRIYLTYSGHTAERIFNGLDSRADALLTGCAAAIIRSTGLWTKRVSRLKSPAYAGFILPLVILFNISWSNHNMFFWVSFLLEFLTAVLILHIVSDEKSMIKKFLTSKPLVWVGSISYGVYLWHDPVFEVMRYWGYSKLSILFSGSIITLGIASVSYYLMEKPLLRLKKSFQVKTTDFTCQKPPVSNLPVMVEDKNSPLQPDKYFE; from the coding sequence ATGAATCCACGGGACACTAAAATCAGATACATCCCCGGCTTAGACGGCCTGCGCGGCATGGCAATACTGCTTGTTATGCTTTTCCACACCGGGATCCCAAGTTTCAGGGGCGGGTTTACAGGGGTTGACATTTTCTTTGTCCTGAGCGGTTTTCTGATTACTTCGCTTCTTCTTTCAGAAGCTTCTGAAGCAGGCAGAATAAATCTTAAATACTTTTACATGCGCAGAATTCTGCGCCTTCTCCCCGCCCTTGTTCTAATGCTTGCTGTTGTTACACTGACAGCTCAGGCATTAAAGCTCAGAGGCCCCGCGCATACTGATACGACAAGCAGTATAATTACCCTTTTTTATTCAGCCAACTGGGTCAGGGCTTTTAATCTACACCAAATGGGGCTCCTTTCACATACGTGGTCGCTTTCCATTGAGGAGCAGTTTTACATGCTTTGGCCTTTAGTGCTCATAATAATGTTAAGGTATGTAAGGCGGGAAAAGAGAATTCTAAATATTGTGCTGTTTCTTTCCGTTTTCTCGTGGTTTCTCAGGATATATCTGACATACTCAGGACACACAGCAGAGAGGATTTTTAACGGGCTGGACTCAAGAGCCGATGCACTCTTAACCGGATGCGCTGCTGCCATAATACGCAGCACGGGATTATGGACAAAAAGAGTTTCAAGGCTGAAATCTCCGGCATATGCCGGTTTTATTTTACCGCTGGTAATTCTCTTTAATATCAGCTGGAGCAACCACAACATGTTCTTCTGGGTGAGCTTTCTGCTTGAATTTCTGACTGCAGTATTGATACTGCACATAGTTTCAGATGAAAAAAGCATGATTAAAAAGTTTCTGACTTCAAAGCCTCTTGTTTGGGTGGGGAGCATATCATACGGTGTTTATCTCTGGCACGATCCGGTTTTTGAGGTAATGCGGTATTGGGGTTATTCAAAACTTTCAATACTTTTTTCGGGCAGCATAATAACGCTTGGCATTGCTTCAGTTTCATACTACCTGATGGAAAAGCCTTTGCTGCGGCTTAAGAAAAGTTTTCAGGTTAAAACCACTGACTTCACATGTCAAAAACCCCCAGTTTCCAACTTACCCGTTATGGTGGAGGACAAAAATAGCCCTCTGCAGCCAGATAAATATTTTGAATAA
- a CDS encoding aldo/keto reductase, translated as MLKNKLGNSDLSITRIGFGAWAIGGPGWEFAWGEQDDRKSIEAIHTALELGINWIDTAAAYGLGHSEEVVAQALKDWKGEKPYIFTKCALIGDEQGRMHRSHKADSIRRECEASLKRLNADSIDLYQIHWPSDKDEAENEEAWRAMADLKNEGKVRWIGLSNFNIAQIERIKSIAPVTSLQPPYSLINRDVESGILPYCRKEGIGVIVYSPMASGLLAGAMTRERIKRLPEDDWRKRSWDFTEPRLSHNLSVVEKLKEIGKRHDGASAGEIAIAWTLKNPAVTAAIVGGRSSEQVKGTFNAHEIVLSEDEIKELEEI; from the coding sequence ATGTTAAAGAACAAACTTGGTAATTCGGATTTGTCTATTACCCGCATAGGCTTCGGCGCGTGGGCAATTGGCGGCCCGGGCTGGGAATTTGCATGGGGCGAGCAGGACGACAGAAAGTCCATTGAGGCCATACACACGGCACTTGAGCTTGGAATCAACTGGATCGATACGGCTGCGGCGTACGGCCTCGGGCATTCGGAAGAAGTTGTTGCTCAGGCATTAAAGGACTGGAAAGGTGAAAAGCCGTATATTTTTACAAAATGCGCCCTTATTGGCGATGAACAGGGCAGAATGCACAGGAGTCACAAGGCTGACTCAATACGCAGGGAATGCGAGGCAAGCCTTAAAAGGCTTAATGCTGACAGTATAGACCTGTACCAGATTCACTGGCCAAGCGACAAGGATGAAGCTGAAAATGAAGAAGCATGGAGAGCCATGGCCGATCTGAAGAATGAGGGAAAGGTGCGCTGGATCGGCCTGTCGAATTTCAATATAGCCCAGATAGAGAGAATAAAAAGCATAGCACCTGTTACTTCGCTCCAGCCCCCGTATTCACTGATAAACCGTGATGTTGAAAGCGGGATACTCCCCTACTGCAGGAAAGAAGGAATAGGAGTAATTGTCTATTCCCCCATGGCTTCAGGACTTTTAGCCGGGGCAATGACACGCGAAAGGATTAAAAGGCTTCCGGAAGACGACTGGCGTAAAAGGAGCTGGGATTTTACGGAACCCCGCCTGAGTCACAATCTGTCAGTTGTGGAAAAGTTAAAAGAAATTGGCAAAAGGCACGACGGCGCCAGCGCCGGCGAAATTGCAATTGCATGGACACTTAAAAACCCTGCTGTTACTGCTGCAATAGTAGGTGGTAGAAGCTCAGAGCAGGTAAAAGGAACCTTCAACGCTCATGAAATAGTTTTGTCGGAAGATGAAATTAAAGAGCTTGAGGAGATATAA
- a CDS encoding S8 family serine peptidase yields the protein MKVRFAVILLLIFFSSDLMPQHSFRRVFGDKDNPSKNIIIPNETGHVYSLTRTKDNRVNLEDVNLTEKLNVIVEFKSAPLFFTKTSAHRGLSKPAYTSQFSTFRNDLLKLFGNYTRSFGINASIPEIKNEFYRVFNGVSISLPRAVANSLYSLPYVKKVYPDIEVSALLKESIPLIKADSLWQQFGTGGDSIVIGILDTGIDYLHPALGGGIGPGYKVIGGYDCYNGDSDPMDDNGHGSHVAGIASADGLLKGVAPKAKLMALKVLSRSSGGMESTVICGLERALDPNQDGNPDDMIDVVNLSLGGPGYPEDALSTAVNNAVRLGLVCCVAAGNSGGGGIFNTISSPGTAELAITTGASDKYDHLESFSSRGPNKSNSCIKPELLAPGGSILSVCLDGGFVYSSGTSMASPHVAGACALLKSIHRDWGPMDIKSALMSTAKDIHEEVMSQGAGRIDVLKAAKVSTLFNPCCLSFGLDNLKDGTWIKPDTILVKNISKGVQSYKVSFSGIIPAMHLQAFPQEFTLAPGASAAVVFRLELNNNHLPDPVTASQSFSGNVIIKSSSETLHLPWAFEKAARLVMNFKSTGTRFYLADSRQSFGSDKAVWKGSSAELMVPPGIYDLFALYSAESDTLKLIVKEHLVLRGSDTISVSPEDALNNISLSVKDKDGNSFEGENSTWVYQVTFPDSSSFKDIITVFSSTGRIFKCSNVSGRFKINIGGVIASGDNRVCVADFHINEIKGPKELTNEYNDLIEENVSLDIPFNIARPEVFFIGGLKLIDEYSVTFGGNYLESYELSGRKWNGKVYLPGRGAMQHDFQPATAISIADSRSQALWKRVSHFSEVTFAIDLPPFSVFDGNVGLFTPQKPSRNIMLTKAGGTISLKNWLIYPDGFHNNINNLSAGQVIMPQPNFFGQLQEHYLELAGHTVYKIFDGNNLLVQDTLADARTVAVSKKQYRTEFSNIPYYIEGYEAHSVMNCRYDLSLIDPNPPLIRSLQVRNSLGIPESRLEKGEKASVFLAGCDYLLDQDYMPYIMPVFDDSTQIFIRLHGETAWKRLNTVKISEDSFLGSYYSADISSMTNFDSTALDLKVVIFDRSLNSTECIFEPAVAIGKFRGTTNIHEMTGEAAVIKEYSLSNNYPNPFNPSTTLRFSLPEDSYLKVEVFDVIGRRVTTLADEKRKAGNFSIQWDADRCPSGIYFCRFSAQGTRHFEKTVKMVLLR from the coding sequence ATGAAGGTCCGTTTTGCCGTTATTCTGCTGCTTATCTTTTTCAGTTCTGATCTGATGCCCCAGCATAGTTTCCGCCGTGTTTTTGGCGATAAAGATAATCCATCGAAAAACATAATAATTCCCAATGAAACGGGGCATGTCTATAGCCTGACAAGGACAAAGGACAACCGTGTAAATCTTGAAGACGTCAATCTTACGGAAAAACTCAATGTCATAGTTGAATTTAAGTCAGCTCCTCTGTTTTTCACAAAAACTTCGGCACATAGAGGCTTATCAAAGCCGGCATACACTTCACAATTCAGCACATTCAGAAACGACCTGTTAAAGCTCTTTGGAAACTATACCAGAAGTTTTGGAATAAATGCCTCCATCCCTGAAATTAAAAATGAATTCTACCGGGTCTTTAATGGTGTAAGCATTTCGCTTCCCAGAGCTGTAGCAAATTCACTCTACAGCCTCCCCTACGTAAAGAAGGTTTACCCGGATATTGAGGTTTCAGCGCTTCTTAAGGAGAGCATCCCTTTGATAAAGGCAGATTCGCTCTGGCAGCAGTTTGGAACCGGAGGCGACAGTATTGTAATAGGAATTCTGGATACGGGAATTGACTACCTGCATCCGGCTCTAGGCGGAGGCATTGGCCCGGGATACAAGGTAATCGGGGGCTACGACTGCTACAACGGTGACAGTGACCCGATGGATGATAACGGGCATGGCTCGCACGTTGCCGGGATTGCATCTGCCGATGGCCTCTTAAAGGGCGTAGCCCCCAAGGCAAAGCTCATGGCCCTGAAAGTACTCAGCCGCAGCTCCGGCGGAATGGAATCCACTGTTATCTGCGGGCTTGAAAGAGCACTGGACCCCAACCAGGACGGGAATCCGGATGATATGATAGACGTTGTAAATTTAAGTCTGGGAGGACCGGGGTATCCTGAAGACGCATTGTCCACAGCAGTCAACAACGCCGTAAGGCTTGGCCTCGTCTGCTGCGTTGCAGCGGGAAATAGTGGAGGAGGCGGAATATTTAACACTATCAGCAGTCCCGGCACCGCGGAACTTGCCATTACCACAGGTGCTTCAGACAAATATGATCACCTGGAATCCTTCAGCTCCAGAGGCCCGAACAAAAGCAATTCCTGCATAAAACCAGAGCTGCTTGCCCCGGGAGGGAGCATTTTGTCTGTATGCCTTGATGGCGGCTTCGTTTACAGTTCCGGGACCTCGATGGCCTCACCGCACGTTGCCGGAGCGTGTGCACTTCTTAAAAGCATCCATCGTGACTGGGGGCCGATGGATATCAAGTCGGCCCTTATGTCGACGGCAAAAGACATTCATGAAGAAGTAATGTCGCAGGGCGCCGGAAGGATTGATGTATTAAAGGCAGCAAAGGTTTCAACACTTTTTAACCCGTGCTGTTTAAGTTTCGGCCTGGACAACTTAAAAGATGGAACGTGGATAAAACCTGATACAATCCTGGTTAAAAACATTTCAAAAGGTGTACAGAGTTACAAAGTTTCTTTCAGCGGCATTATTCCCGCAATGCATCTTCAGGCATTTCCCCAGGAATTCACACTTGCACCCGGCGCATCCGCAGCGGTTGTTTTCAGGCTGGAGCTCAATAACAATCATCTGCCCGACCCGGTAACGGCATCGCAGTCATTTTCGGGAAATGTTATTATAAAGTCCTCCTCAGAGACACTGCACCTTCCGTGGGCATTTGAGAAGGCGGCAAGGCTGGTCATGAATTTCAAGTCCACAGGAACACGTTTCTACCTTGCAGACAGCAGGCAGTCTTTCGGCAGCGATAAAGCTGTGTGGAAAGGTTCCTCGGCTGAACTGATGGTTCCCCCGGGTATATACGACCTTTTTGCACTTTATTCTGCCGAAAGCGATACGTTAAAGTTAATTGTAAAAGAGCACCTTGTACTGAGGGGTTCAGATACAATAAGTGTCAGTCCGGAGGATGCACTGAATAATATTTCTTTAAGTGTAAAGGACAAGGACGGCAATAGTTTTGAGGGGGAAAATTCGACGTGGGTTTACCAGGTTACTTTTCCAGATTCATCGTCATTTAAGGATATAATCACGGTCTTCAGCTCAACCGGGAGAATCTTCAAATGCTCAAATGTATCAGGAAGGTTTAAGATTAATATCGGAGGCGTTATTGCATCCGGTGACAACCGCGTCTGCGTGGCGGACTTTCACATAAATGAAATTAAAGGGCCGAAAGAGCTGACTAATGAATACAACGACCTGATTGAAGAAAATGTGTCTCTGGATATACCTTTTAATATTGCAAGGCCGGAAGTATTCTTTATCGGCGGACTTAAGCTGATTGATGAATATTCTGTAACATTCGGGGGGAATTACCTTGAAAGCTACGAGCTTTCAGGAAGGAAATGGAATGGGAAAGTTTACCTCCCGGGACGCGGAGCGATGCAGCATGATTTTCAGCCCGCAACGGCAATTTCAATTGCTGATTCAAGAAGTCAAGCACTCTGGAAAAGGGTATCGCATTTTTCAGAGGTAACTTTTGCAATAGATCTTCCTCCTTTTTCGGTTTTTGACGGGAACGTGGGCTTATTTACCCCGCAGAAGCCTTCACGCAATATTATGCTTACAAAAGCAGGAGGCACAATTTCACTCAAGAACTGGCTCATCTATCCTGACGGATTTCATAATAATATCAACAACTTAAGTGCGGGACAGGTCATAATGCCCCAGCCAAATTTTTTTGGACAGCTGCAGGAACATTACCTGGAGCTGGCCGGGCACACTGTATATAAAATATTTGACGGGAATAATCTTCTTGTGCAGGATACGCTGGCGGATGCTCGTACCGTTGCAGTCAGCAAAAAACAGTACAGGACGGAGTTTTCAAATATTCCCTATTATATTGAAGGATATGAGGCCCATTCAGTAATGAACTGCAGATACGATCTTTCGCTCATAGATCCCAATCCCCCGTTAATCAGGTCCCTGCAGGTCAGAAATTCGCTGGGAATTCCTGAAAGCAGGCTTGAAAAAGGGGAAAAAGCCAGCGTATTCCTTGCAGGCTGCGATTACCTGCTGGATCAGGACTATATGCCGTATATAATGCCTGTATTTGATGATTCGACACAGATATTCATCCGGCTGCATGGAGAGACTGCCTGGAAGAGGCTCAATACCGTTAAAATATCCGAGGATTCATTTCTGGGGAGCTACTATTCGGCAGATATTTCATCAATGACTAATTTCGATTCGACGGCGCTGGACCTGAAGGTGGTTATCTTTGACAGAAGCCTTAACAGTACCGAGTGCATATTTGAGCCCGCAGTTGCAATTGGGAAATTCAGAGGTACCACAAACATCCATGAAATGACAGGAGAAGCAGCCGTTATTAAGGAATACTCACTGAGCAATAACTATCCAAACCCATTTAATCCTTCAACCACGCTAAGATTTTCTCTTCCGGAGGATTCTTACCTTAAGGTGGAGGTTTTTGATGTAATCGGGCGGAGAGTTACAACGCTGGCTGATGAAAAAAGAAAGGCCGGAAATTTCAGCATTCAATGGGATGCAGACAGATGTCCGAGCGGAATTTACTTCTGCCGCTTCAGTGCCCAGGGAACGAGGCATTTTGAGAAGACGGTAAAAATGGTGCTTTTAAGATGA